Proteins co-encoded in one Malus sylvestris chromosome 9, drMalSylv7.2, whole genome shotgun sequence genomic window:
- the LOC126634119 gene encoding UDP-glycosyltransferase 83A1-like, with product MNSPHILVIPAPAQGHVIPMMELSQCLVNHGFKVTFVNTDFNHNRVTNSSGDDQSHIRRDCIDLVSIPDGLEPGQDRNDLGKLSEAARRVMPGKLEELIEKINNRGEGDKITCVIADQTIGWALEIAVKMKTKVVAFWPASAAVLALKFSIPKLIDEGIIDNDGTILKNQVIIQLAPNMPTMKPENFIWACIGNKTTQKILFQSILESNKAVQVADWLLCNSAYDLEPATFTFAPDILPIGPLLASRRLGNSAGHFWPQDLTCLEWLDQQPPNSVIYVAFGSFTIFNPTQFKELALALELSERPFLWVVRPDITDTTSDPYPEGYQERVASRGRMVGWAPQQKVLAHPSIACFLSHCGWNSTLEGLSNGVPFLCWTYFADQFTNESYICDVWKVGLKFERNETGIITKGEIKNKLEQLLGDKDFNERVLKLKELAIANVEEGGQSNKIFKNFIEWMKSQGMQVEEANKKMC from the exons ATGAACAGCCCACATATTTTAGTTATTCCTGCTCCTGCACAAGGCCATGTAATTCCCATGATGGAGTTGTCACAATGCTTAGTGAATCATGGCTTCAAGGTCACGTTTGTCAACACAGACTTCAATCACAACCGCGTCACGAACTCCTCGGGGGATGACCAAAGTCATATAAGGAGGGATTGCATCGATCTAGTTTCAATACCGGATGGCTTAGAACCGGGGCAGGACAGGAATGACCTAGGAAAGTTATCAGAAGCAGCGCGACGAGTCATGCCAGGGAAGTTAGAGGAGCTGATAGAGAAGATTAATAACCGAGGGGAAGGCGATAAAATCACTTGTGTCATTGCTGATCAGACTATCGGGTGGGCTCTGGAAATTGCGGTGAAGATGAAAACCAAGGTGGTCGCCTTTTGGCCGGCATCAGCTGCAGTCTTGGCCTTGAAGTTTAGCATCCCCAAGTTAATTGATGAAGGAATAATTGACAATGATG GAACCATATTGAAAAACCAGGTGATCATTCAGTTGGCACCAAACATGCCCACCATGAAACCTGAAAACTTTATCTGGGCATGTATTGGTAATAAAACCACTCAGAAAATCTTGTTTCAATCAATTTTAGAAAGCAACAAGGCTGTGCAAGTGGCGGACTGGCTTCTTTGCAACTCTGCGTATGATCTTGAGCCAGCAACATTCACCTTTGCACCCGACATTCTACCGATAGGCCCGCTCTTGGCGAGCAGACGGCTTGGGAATTCAGCAGGCCACTTCTGGCCACAAGACTTAACTTGCTTAGAGTGGCTGGATCAACAGCCACCCAACTCAGTGATCTATGTTGCATTTGGCAGCTTCACAATTTTTAATCCAACCCAATTCAAAGAATTGGCCCTGGCTCTCGAATTATCCGAGAGGCCATTTCTCTGGGTCGTGAGGCCAGATATCACTGACACGACAAGTGATCCCTACCCAGAAGGATATCAAGAGCGAGTAGCCTCTCGCGGTCGGATGGTGGGTTGGGCGCCTCAACAGAAGGTTCTGGCTCATCCTTCGATTGCTTGCTTCCTAAGCCATTGCGGTTGGAACTCTACCCTAGAAGGCCTAAGCAATGGGGTTCCTTTCTTGTGCTGGACATACTTTGCAGACCAGTTCACTAATGAGAGCTACATTTGTGACGTTTGGAAGGTGGGATTGAAATTCGAAAGGAATGAAACTGGCATCATCACAAAAGGAGAAATCAAGAACAAGTTGGAACAACTGCTCGGAGACAAAGATTTCAACGAAAGAGTTTTGAAACTGAAGGAATTGGCCATCGCCAATGTCGAAGAAGGCGGCCAATCTAACAAGATCTTCAAGAATTTTATTGAATGGATGAAATCACAGGGCATGCAAGTGGAAGAAGCAAACAAGAAAATGTGCTAA